AGTTCTCGCGCCACGATGGAAAGCCTCACGATTGCTGACGATCGTGGGGTCTGGCTGACGATGAAGGATGCGGTTCTTGACTGGAACCGAGCATCTGTTTTGCAGGGTAATATCCAGATCAATGAGATTTCGGCAGCAAGCCTTGAGTTATTACGACTGCCTGGGACAGCTGCGGCCACCGTTCGTCCTGAGGCGCGCAGCTTTGCCATACCAGAACTGCCTGTGTCGGTGAATATTGGCGCGATTTCGGTGAAAAAGGTTTCTTTGGGCGAACCCGTGGTGGGTGTGGCCGCCGTGGCCTCTGTGACCGGGGCGCTCATGATCGCGGAGGGTGAAGGTGAAGCCAAGCTGACCATCACCCGAGAAGACAGCACGGCGGGTATTTTCAAGCTTGAAGCCGCTTTTTCCAACGCGACCCGCATTCTTGCCCTCAATGCGTCCTTGCGAGAGGCCGCAGATGGGATTGTTGCCAATCTGATTGCTCTTCCAGGGAGGCCGCCTTTGGATTTGGCGATAACTGGCGAAGATATGATCGACAATTTTGCCGCCAACGTAGTTTTGAAAACTGATGGGAGACCGCGACTAACAGGCCGTATTTTGACGCTGGCAAATGAAGCGGCACAAGACGGAGCAAGCGATGAAGGCGCGCCCAACCGCACAGTTGAGGCTGATATCGAGGGTGACTTAACATCGCTTTTTGCGCCGCAATATAGCGACTTTTTGGGCGCGAATGTTCGGCTTGAGAGCCGGGTCAGCTTGTTTGACGACGGGCGCAAAGCGCTGGATGATCTGACCCTCACAGCTGCGGCTTTGAGACTGAAGGGGGACGTGGCACTGGCCGCTGATGGTCTGCCTGAGCGCTTTCAGTTGGATGCGGTTTTGCAAGACCCCGAAGGCAGCGCATCGCTCTTGCCGATCCCTGGAGATGAAACATGGGTCCAGAGTGCAAAGATTAGTGCCAGTTTTGACAGCCAGATGGGGGATACGTGGTCATTTACGTCTGATTTGGAGGGGTATGAGCGCGCGGGTGTGATGCTTGAGGCAGCACAGATTTCTGCCAGCGGTGTGATTGCGCGTGGTGCGGAACGAAAAGTCACGGCACGGATTGACGGTGTTGCAGCGGGTCTTGAGCTTGTTGATGCGGCGCTTGCGGAGGCTCTTGGCGACAAGGTTTCACTGGGGGCTGATCTTGCGTGGCAAGACGGGCAATCGCTTGCTGTGAGCAATCTTGATGTGCGTGCGAGTGGGCTTGAGCTGGGAGGCGGCGGAACAATAGATGGGCTCGACAGTGCCATGACGCTGCAAGGCGCGATAGAGGCGAAGACGCCCAGTATCAAGCGCTTCTCAGCTATTGCTGGGCAGTCTCTTGGGGGTGGAATCGTTGCGAGCCTTGAAGGCCGCTACGCTGTTTTGAGTGGTGAGGTTGATCTAACGTTTGCAGCCACGGGGGCGGACCTACGTGTCGGGGAAACACAAATCGATCGATTGATTGGAGGGGAAAGTCGCCTAGAGGCCTCAGTGTTGCGTACGACGTCGGGACTCTCGCTCCGATCTTCAAGCATTGTTGCGCGCGGCGGGACTGCTCGGGCGCAGGGCCGCGTCGCTACAGATGCAAGCCACCTGACATTTGATGCGACACTCAACAACGCGGAGCAGTTTGTGTCAGGTCTCAACGGACCCGCAAACATGACAGGGACAGCTACACAGACGCCTGTGGGCTGGTCGGTCAGCTTGGATATGCAAGCGCCACGTGCCATTGCTTTGGCCGCAAGTGTTGAGCTGCCGAAGAATGCGCCCTTATATGCCGAGATCGATGCAACTTTGGGCTCGATTGCGTGGATTGTACCAGATTTGGCGGGGCCCGGGAGCGTCAAGGCAACGGTGCGCAAATCTGGCGCCCAGTGGGGCGTCAATGCGCGCGCAGAGGGCCCGAGTGGAAGCACAGTGACTGTTGATGGTCTGATTGCGGCTAACGCGACCAGAGCAGGATTGACGCTCGTCGGGCGCGTTCCTCTGGGGTTGGTTAACCGTCGTTTGGCACCCAACACGCTGCAAGGTTTTGCTGATTTTGATATGAAGCTGAATGGCCCGCTCGCCTTGTCCTCACTTGATGGGACGTTGCGCACCAATGGCGCGCGCCTGTCTCTGCCCGCACTGCGCAATGCTCTGGGTGATATCGATGCGACCATAACTGTGTCGGGCGGCAGTGCGGTTGTGCGCTCGAGCGCGTCTGTGTCCAGCGGAGGCGAGGTGAAGGCGCAGGGGCGTATTGGGCTGCAAGCGCCTTATGTCACGCGTCTTGATGTTGACGTTGAAAATGTCGGCTTCAGCGACCCTAAGCTATACAAAACAAGTGTGAACGGCAGCCTCGTTTTGGGTGGTGCGATTGCATCAAGCCTTTCAGTTTCAGGTCAGCTGGTGCTTGGTGAAACCGAGGTGCGCGTCCCGTCAACGGGGCTAAGCTCTTTTGGGGATATACCAGAAATCACCCATTTGCATGAGCCTGCTGCTGTGCGCCTTATGCGCGCTCATGCTGGGCTGTTGGGCAGTGATAATACAGGCGATGCAGCTGTCAGCTCAAATGTTGCGCTGGATGTGAAAATTCTGGCCGAAAACAAGATATTTGTGCGGGGGCGCGGGCTTGATGCGGAATTAGGCGGTCAGCTGACGCTGACAGGAACAACCACAGACATTATCCCGAAAGGGCGCTTTGAGCTTATCCGTGGGCGCTTGGACATTTTGGGCAAGCGGCTCGAAATGCAGGAGGGCTATGCCAGTCTGCAAGGGAGCCTGACCCCACATTTGCGTTTGGTCGCGAGCACCAGCACGGGAGAACATCTTGTTTTGGTGACAGTTGAAGGCGCGGCAGATGAGCCTGAAATCACGTTCACATCTGAGCCGGAGCTGCCAAGCGACGAAGTGTTGGCGCGGCTACTCTTTGGGCGCGACGTTACGAAAATTTCGGCGTTTCAAACCGTACAACTGGCTTCGGCAGTGGCCACTTTGGCTGGGCGTGGAGGCATTGGTATTGTCGAAAAGCTACGCATGAAAGCCGGTGTTGATGAGCTCGACATCACCACAGATGAAGCCGGTGAAACAACTTTGCGAGCCGGAAAGTATATCAGCGAGACAGTCTACACCGATGTAGAGGTTGAGACGACTGGACAAAGCCGGATCAACTTGAATCTTGATCTGTCAAACTCCACCAAACTGCGAGGCACTGTCGATACTGAAGGGAAAACGGGGATTGGGCTGTTTTTTGAAAAAGATTACTGAGGTCTTTCTAATGAGCCCCTTCTTTGGCGCGCCAGTTTTCGCGAGACATGTCTCAACGTGACGAAGTGAACTTTGCTCAGCCATAAACGCTTATCTGGGATAAGTTACTGCGCCGAGTATCTCTGCCATTACCCTTTCTTGTCGCTTAGCTTAAGAGAGGTGGGGACCCGAAGGAGAATCCCCATGGAAAACTTGCAAAGCGTGCCTGACCTGATCGAAACGGCTCTTGCGACCTCAGTGACGTTCGAAAGCTCGATCGCAGGCGTTCAAAGCCAGTCTAGCGCTCACACGGAAGAACACCTCGCGGGTTATGTCGGGCTTGAGCTGCTCGCTATTGATACGTTTTCCTTGTTTGAAGCGCGCATGCAGCATCACTTTAAGCGCGGCCCGTTCTCGAAGAAACTAAGGGCCTTGCTCGTGGACGCTGGGCAGGCTGACCTCGCCGATCGGGTTTATCAGTATTATCTCGCTATCAACGTGCTCAAGCATGGTAACGGCGCGAGTTATCGTGAGCTGCGTGATGCGCCGAACGCATTGTTCGCTGTGAAGCCCACTGAAAATGCCCGATCAGGCGAAGATGCTGCGCCATCTGGCCTTGTGGATGTTGGCGTGCCCGGTTTTTTTGCTGGGCTGGCGAAAACGCTGCTTGAGGCCCATCAGTTTCTTGAAAAGCGCTAAGACGTCAAACTTTCGGGAGCAATCCTTGCGGTTTGGATGACAGATGCCCTTTTGGCGAAACGTGTGACGGGGTCTCATGTTTTGTGGTTGCAAGTGGGCTATTTCTTCGCTGCGCCTTAGGCGCATCAGTCGGGAACCTGACGGTACGCAAGATAAGATAGGTGCAATTGCCTCGTGATTGGATCCATGCGGGAATGAGGATAAATTGGCCCTCAAAAGCAGTCTCCGCCGGCTCCATCTTGCTGAAAGTAGGCGTCCAGAATTAATTTGAGAAAGGTCCGTTTTTGGGGTTGCGGTCTTCTGGCTCTGGGCGTATTCGGTGCACTCACTTTGGCGCGGGATGGAGCAGCCCGGTAGCTCGTCAGGCTCATAACCTGAAGGTCGTAGGTTCAAATCCTACTCCCGCAACCAAAGTAACCGATAAAGCCCGTGCAATAAGCGCGGGCTTTGTCGTTTTGGCCTCCCTAACGACAAGACACTGGTTCATTCACCAGTGGGCATGGCTTGAATAGCTTCGCGGAGAATTCGGAGCGGCACTTATGTGGCGCGGCGAGGCTATACTTGCGTTTGAGCGGATGCATGTCTTACGGAATTCCGATGCGGTCGATGCATGACCCGACATCCCTTACAAAGGGAGCGACAGGCTTTCAGCAAATCCAAATTGCAAGTGAAGTCTTGCTGCTGTGCATCCCAACAGTGGCGCAATCTTGGGTCACTAGGGCGCTCAGCGGCAAACCGTTTTCCGTCTTGCATGTTAAAGCACGGCCTACGGCGCGGGCTGGCAAGCGCCGCTTGACAGGTTTTCATTTATTTAGATATAGATCATATCTATTACTTCCAAAACCTATAGGGGACGAAGGATGCAGATCGAGGGAAATGTGGCGATTGTCACTGGCGGCGCGAGCGGGCTTGGCGAGGCAACGGCGCGTTATCTGGCCGCAAATGGCGCCAAAGTCGGCATTCTGGATTTTGACGGTGAGGGCGCAAAGCGCATTGCCAGAGACATCGGCGGTGCGGCGGCTCAAGTTGATGTGAGCGATGATGTAGCGGTCGATCTGGCCTTATCAAAGATTGTGCAAGCCCTCGGAACACCGCGTATCGCCGTGAACTGCGCGGGAATTGGAACCGCCGCACGTATTGTCGGGCGAGAGGGGAAAACCAGCTTTGATGTCTTTCGCAAGACGCTTGATGTGAACCTTTTTGGAACCTACGCAGTAATGACGCATGCGGCCCGACGGATGATGGAGCTTGAGCCTGTCTCAGGCGAGCGCGGGGTCATTGTGAACACTTCGTCTGTTGCCTTTCAAGACGGACAGTTGGGCCAAGCAGCTTATGCCGCTTCTAAGGGTGCTATCGCTTCAATGGCGCTACCAGCTGCGCGCGAGTTTGCCCGTGCGGGCATCCGTGTGATGACGATCGCGCCAGGGCTTTTCAACACGCCCATGATGGAAAGCTTGCCCGACGATGTCACAGCACAGATCACGAGCAACATCCCTCATCCGGCCCGTTTGGGCGCACCGGATGAATATGCTCTGATGGCCGCGCAGATCATCACAAATCCCTATCTGAACGGCACGACCATTCGCCTTGATGGCGCAACGCGCCTTCCCCCACGCTGAGGAAAGACCATGTCGGATATTTTGAAAATTGAGATTGAGGGGCAGCTTGCCACTCTGACGATGAACCGGCCGGGAAAGCGCAACGCGATGTGCGAAGAGCTGCTCGGAGCGCTGGAAGGCTTCTATTTCAACCCGCCTGAAGGCGTGCGTGTGGTGATCCTCACGGGGATAGAAGGACATTTTTGTTCAGGTCTTGATCTGGCAGAGCATGTTCATCGTTCGGCAGAAGAAAATCTCTACCATTCGCGCAACTGGCATAAGCTGATGGACCAAATCAGGCTTGGTGGTCTAGCAACGGTCTCGGCGCTGTTCGGTGCGGTCATTGGTGGCGGGCTTGAGCTTGCCGCGGCCACACATGTTCGCATTGCTGAAGCCTCCACGATTTTCCAGCTGCCCGAAGGGCGGCGCGGTATTTTTGTGGGTGGCGGGGCCACGGCCAATGTGGGCCGCTTGCTTGGCGCGGACCGGATGACAGAAATGATGCTGACGGGGCGCAAGTATGGGGCTGATGACGGTGTCTCTTTGGGTTTGGCGCATTACTCTGTTGCTAACGGAGCGGCACTGGCCCTTGCGCAAGAGCTGGCTGGCAAGATCGCGCGCAATGCGCCGCTGTCAAACTATCTGATGATTCAGGCCATTCCACGTATCAATGACATGTCGCAATCCGACGGACTCTTTACCGAAAGTCTCGCCGCAGCCTTGTCACAAACCACGCCCGACGCCGAGGAAGGTTTGAAAGCTTTCCTTGAAAAGCGCGCGCCAAAATTCCGGTGATCTCATGAGTCAACCTGAGCAAACCATTACACCGCCCACAACAGTAAGCGATGACACCTTGCGCCGTTTTTTGGGCTATCACATGAAGCGTGCCTTCAACGTTGTGCAGGCTGATCTGGTCGCCACGCTGAAGCCGTTTGAGTTGCGCATGTTGACCTATACGGCCTTGGTTCTGATCTGCGACAACCCTGGCCTGAGTCAGGCGCAACTGGCTGCTGCGATGGACGTGGAGCGCCCCAATATCGTGGTGATCGTTGATGAGCTAGAGCGCCGCGAGCTGATCAACCGTACCCGCGTTCCGACGGATCGTCGGGCTTATGCCTTGGTCCCAACGCTTCAAGGACGCCGTCTGTGCGGTCAGGCTGTTGCAGCTGTCGAGACGCATGAAGCCAAGCTCTTTGCCGGGCTCAACGGTGACATGCGCTCCGAGATGGTTGCCATTCTGTCGAAGGTCAGAGGCGCATGAAACGTACGACGAATTTCAAGCCACACAATGTGATCCGCGAGAACAGAGCCGATGGCACAATCCTTCTGCGCTCTGCCGAGCCCCTGAGTGAGGTGGCAAATACCACTGGCGATTGGCTTCACAGCTGGGCCCAGCAGACGCCTGACAATATCTTCATCGCCGAGCGCCATGGCGCCGGATGGCGCGCGGAAAGCTATGCCGAAACCCTGGAAAAAGTGCGGGCAATCGCATCGTCTCTGCTGGGGCGTGGCATGGGGCCTGACACACCAATCTTGATCATGTCAGGCAATGGGGTGGATCACGGTTTGCTGGCGCTGGCCGCACAGTATGTTGGCATCCCTACGGTCCCCGTGGCCGAGCAATATTCGCTGATTCACGGTGCGCACGGTCGTTTGCGCCACGCGATTGAGCTGGTACGCCCGCGCATGGCCTATGTGGTTGATGCAACCCAATACAGTGAAGCTCTGGCGCTTGACGCTCTGGTGGATATCGAGGTGATCGCCACGCGCGCTGACGCGAAGACCACGCCCTTTGCAGATCTGCTCAAAGGAGATTGTGCGGATGTAGATGTAGCGCGCGCAAAAGTCGGCCCTGATAGCGTGGTAAAACTTCTCATGACATCGGGGTCTACATCCAGCCCTAAGGCCGTGATGACCACGCAAGGCATGATGTGTGCCAACCAAGTGCAACTCTCTGATGCCATGCCGTTTTTGCGGGCCCGTCCGCCACGCATTGTTGATTGGCTGCCCTGGAACCACGTCTTTGGCGGCTCGCATAACTTCAACATGATGCTGGCCAATGGCGGGAGTCTCTACATTGATGACGGTAAGCCCGTCAAAGGCCTGTTCGGGCGCACCGTCGAAAACCTTTCGCTCATCACGGGCACGCTTTGTTTCAATGTGCCTGTCGGGTTCTCGATGTTGCTTGGCGCATTGCGCAAAGACGCAGGCCTGCGTCAACGCTTTTTTGAAGACCTCGACATGATTTTCTACGCTGGCGCTTCGTTGCCGCAAGATATTTGGCAAGGCTTTGAGAAAATGGCGGTCGAAACAAAGGGCGAGGTACCTTTGATTACGTCTTCATGGGGGCTCACGGAAACCGCGCCTGCCATGATGCTCCAGCATGAGCCGACCGAGAACTCAGGCGTTGTTGGTGTTCCTTTGAACGGTGTGACAGCCAAACTCATTCCGGATGGGGAAATGCGCTGCGAAGTCCGGGTGAAGGGACCCAACCTCATGCCTGGCTATTTTGAAGCGCCAGAGAAAACAGCCGAAGCCTTTGATGACGAGGGGTTCTTCATCACCGGCGACGCGATGCGCTTTGTAGAGCCGAACGACCCCAGCAAAGGCATGAAGTTTGATGGGCGAATTTCGGAGGATTTCAAACTTCTCACCGGCACATGGGTGCGCGCGGCACAGCTTCGCATCGACATATTGGCTGCCTTGTCGCCGCTGGCGTCAGACCTTGTGGTGACAGGCGCCGACAAGAGCGAGATAGGTGTCATGATCTTCCCGAACGCAACTGAATTGGAGGCCGAAGGCTTCCAACTTGAAGAGGAGGCCGGCGCTTACCGTTGTCCCTTGTTGCTGGGAGAGGTTCACCGTCGTTTAGCAGCCCATGCAGCGACGGGCGTAAGCAGCTCGACACGCGTCGCCCGTGCCATTGTGCTTTCTGAGCCAGCCTCCATGCCTGACGGCGAGATGACCGCCAAGGGCAACCTCAACTTCCGCAAGGTTCTGGCGCGCCGCGCTGACCTTCTCAAACGCCTTTATGCTGAGGCCGATCCGGCCGTCACCACTCTCTAGGAGACAGATTATGGTAGACCTATCCAAAGTTCGCGCCATCGACATTCACACCCATGCAGAAGAGCCCTGCGGCTGCCATTCGGATGATGGATATGATGATCTGCAGTCAACCATGGCCAGCTATTTTGGTGCACCATGGAGCCACCCGCCAACGATCCATCAAACAGCCCAGCACTACCGTGAGCAAAACATCGCAGCGGTGATCTTTCCTGTCGATGCTGAGCGTGAAACGGGCTATCGCCGCTATAACAACGACGAGGTCTATGAGGCCGTTTCCGAGAACAGTGATGTGTTGATCCAGTTCGCTTCGATCGACCCGTGGAAAGGCAAAATGGCTGTGCGCGAGGCCAAGCGTCTGATGCGTGAGTACGGAGTCAAAGGATTCAAGTTCCACCCGACAATGCAGGGGTTTTTCGCCAACGACCGTATGGCTTATCCATTCTATGAGGCGATTGCCGAAGAGGGCGGTATCGCACTGTTCCACACAGGGCAAACTGGCGTGGGAAGCGGTATGCCTGGTGGCAACGGGATGCGTCTGAAATATTCGAACCCGATGTATATGGATGATGTTGCTGTCGACTTTCCCGAGCTGAAGATCATCCTTGCCCACCCGTCTTTCCCTTGGCAGGAAGAGGCGTTGGCCGTGGCGCAGCACAAACCCAATGTCTACATTGACCTCTCGGGCTGGAGCCCCAAGTATTTCCCCGAAATTCTGGTGAAATATTGCAACTCCATCCTGAAGAAGAAGGTGCTGTTTGGCTCGGACTGGCCGATGATCACACCCGAGCGCTGGCTCTCGGATTTTGAGAAAATCGCGATCAAGGATCACTTGCGCGAAGACATCATCAAGGGCAATGCAGCGCGGCTGCTGGGTCTGGCATGAAGCCATTCAAAGCCCCGCTGGAAGACATCCTGTTCTCGCTTCGTGTGGCTGGAGCAGAAGAGATATCTGACTATGACGCTGATTTCGCTCGCGAGATCGGGCAGCATTTTGCTGCATTTGCTGAAGGCGAGATTGCTCCGCTTGATGAAGTGGGTGACGTTCAAGGTTGCCGCCTTGAGGACGGGCGCGTGAAAATGCCTGATGGTTTTGCGACCATCTATCAAGCCTATTGCGCGCAAGGCTGGCCTGCCCTGACGGTGCCCGAAGCCTATGGCGGGCAAGGTATGGGCGCGCTCATGTTGGCCGTGACATCCGAAATATTTTCAGGAGCCAACCACTCATTGCAGATGGTCACTGGTCTTGTGCCAGGCGCGGTGCGGGTCCTGAAACGCTTCGGAACCGAGGATCAGCGCGCAAAGATCATGCCCCAGCTGGCAGCGGGGGAGATGCTGCCCACCATGTGCCTCACCGAGCCAGGTGCGGGGTCTGACCTTGGCCGCATCCGTTGCCGTGGCGAACAGACGGGCGACGGCTGGCGGATTTCTGGCGAGAAGATATTCATCTCGGGCGGTGATCAGGACATGTCAGAGCGTATCCTGCATCTCGTTCTGGCACGCACCTCCGATAACGGCGTTAAGGGGTTGTCCTTGTTTCTTTGTCCCTGCACGCGCAGTGATGGCAGCCGCAACGCGGTTACGGTTACGCGGATCGAGGAAAAGATGGGCCTGCATGCGTCACCGACGTGCCAGTTGGCTTTTGACAATGCCGAGGCCGAACTGGTCGGTGAAGAGGGGCAAGGTCTCGCTGCGATGTTCGCTATGATGAACCACGCGCGCACCGACGTCGCCCTTCAGGGCGTTGCACATGCGGCGCGGGCCTATGATATTGCGGCCAGTTATGCTGCCGAACGGCAGCAAGGACGCAGCCCTGAGGGCGCGCCTGTCACCATCGACCAGCATGCCGATGTACGCCGCATGATCGATGAGATCGATCGGCTCGCATTGGGCGCGCGTGCAATTGCCCATTTGGCCTGTGTGACGATGGAACGTGGTGACAATTCTGCGCTTGTTGAGTTTCTGACACCTTTGGCGAAGGTCTATTGTACCGAAGCAGGCATGCGCGCAGCAGAGCTGGGGATGCAGGTTCTTGGGGGCTATGGTTACTTGCGCGAATATCGGATCGAACAGACCTATCGCGACGCACGTATCACCGCGATCTACGAAGGGACCAACGGTATTCATGCTCGTATGATGGCAACGCGCCTTGCAGGCAGTGCAGCGGGAGACGCTTTTGCCAGCTATATGCAAAAAGAAGCAAGCCGTCTATCGAGCGAAAAGGCGGTCATGCTTTTGGAGCTTTGGCACACCACTCGTGAGGGCGTATTAAATGCCAAGGACCCTTCTGTTCTGGCTGAGGACTTCTTGCAAGCGAGTATCAAGGCCCTGCTTGCCTGTATTTGGGCAAACCTTGATCACAACAAATCACACCACCCCGATGGGGCCCGTTTGGAACGCTTGTGTAGCAACCGATCGGCATAAGGCTGCTAAGTGTGGTCATTTCCTCGTGTTGCAGAGTGTGCGAGCTTTCTGCCTCATGGAGTGATTGTTCAAATTGCACAGTTCGGATCGTGTTTAGTGTGACTGTCGCTCTCTCCCGAAGTCAAAGGTGAAAAAATTCGCAGATATGCCTGCGGTTTTTTTGTTTTTGGGGTGCGTATCAGGCTGAGCGGCGCTTCTGTAAGTGTTGTGCCTAAATCGTTCACACCTGAAAAAGTGCTTCCAATTCCTAGGGATTCGCGGGAAGCTCTGACCCATAAAAAGCAGCTGTGCAGTCCGCCAACCGACAGGGCGGGTGATGTGGCGCAAATCAGGGAGATGAAAATGAAAAGAACCACTTTGAAGCTGGGAGCCGCGCTTGTCGCAGGCCTGAGCCTTGCTGGAGCGGCCATTGCTGAAACTAAAGTTGGCATGATCACAACGCTTTCGGGCGGTGGCGCGGGCCTTGGAATTGATGTGCGCGACGGATTTATGCTCGCGATCAAGCAGTCAGGCCGGAACGACATCGAAGTTGTTATCGAAGACGATCAGCGCAAACCTGATGTGGCTGTGCAGCTTGCGGATAAGATGGTGCAGTCAGAAAAGGTTGATGTCATGACGGGCATCATCTGGTCAAACCTCGCGATGGCGGTGATCCCTTCGGTGACGGCGCAGGGCAAGTTTTACCTGTCGCCCAATGCTGGCCCCTCCGCGCTTGCGGGCAAAGGCTGTCATCAAAACTATTTCAACGTTGCATGGCAAAACGATAACCTCCACGAAGCGGCTGGGGCATATGCCAACTCGGCTGGATACGGTAAAACCTTTATTCTTGCGCCGAACTATCCAGCTGGGCAGGACGCTCTGACAGGCTACAAGCGCTTCTTTAAAGGCGAGCTTGCAGGCGAAATTTACACTCAGCTTGGCCAAACCGATTATGCAGCAGAGATTGCCCAAATCCGTGCGAGTGGTGCGGATTCTGTCTTCTTCTTCCTGCCCGGTGGGATGGGAATTGCGTTTTTGAAGCAATATGCAGACTCGGGCGTAGACTTGCCTGTTGTCGGCCCTGCCTTTTCGTTTGATCAAGGTATCTTGCAAGCTGTCGGGGATGCCGCTCTTGGCGTTGTAAACACCTCGCAGTGGAACAAAGACCTCGACAATGCCACCAATGCTGCTTTCGTTGAAAGCTTCCAAGCTGAGTTTGGCCGTTTGCCTTCGCTCTATGCGAGTCAGGGATTTGACACAGCAAACCTGTTGATCTCTGCTCTGGAAAAAGCAGATGTAAGTGATGCAGACGCCTTCCGGGCTGCTCTCAAAGCTGCTGAATTTGCCAGCACACGCGGTGACTTCAAGTTTGGCAACAATCATCACCCTATCCAGACGATTTACGCGCGCGAAGTTGTTAAAGAGGGGGACGTCTACACAAACAAGCTGATCGGTCCTGCTCTGGAAAACCACGCAGACGCTTATGCGGCTGATTGCAAAATGTAAGTGACTTTGGCCGCGTCTTGACGGGCGCGGCCAGTTTGCAAAGCGCATGTCTTTTATCCTCATTGCAGAACAGGTGCTGAACGGGCTTCAGTTTGGCATCATGCTGTTTCTTATGGCCGCTGGTCTCACGCTCATCTTTGGCGTGATGGGCTTAATCAACCTTGCCCATGGCTCGCTTTATATGGTCGGTGCTTTTGCTGCAGCGGCTGTCGCGGGGGCGACTGGTTCGTTTGTGCTTGCGCTCGCCGCTGCGATGGCTGCTGCGGCAGCCGCAGGGGCTTTGATCGAGCTTCTGGTGATACGTCGGCTATACGACAAGGATCATCTTGATCAGGTTCTGGCAACATTTGCTCTTATCTTGATCTTCTCTGAAGGGACGCGCTGGATGTTTGGTTCGTTCCCGCTCTTCTTGCAAATTCCCCCCTATTTAAGTGGCCCTGTCAGTCTGCCTGGTGGCATAGAATATCCACTGTATCGGCTTGTTCTGATTGGTGCTGGTTTGTTTGTGGCGGCGGGGCTTGGCCTCATGATCACGCGTACGCGTATCGGAATTCAAATTCGGGCAGGTGAAAACGAC
This genomic window from Lentibacter algarum contains:
- a CDS encoding feruloyl-CoA synthase; its protein translation is MKRTTNFKPHNVIRENRADGTILLRSAEPLSEVANTTGDWLHSWAQQTPDNIFIAERHGAGWRAESYAETLEKVRAIASSLLGRGMGPDTPILIMSGNGVDHGLLALAAQYVGIPTVPVAEQYSLIHGAHGRLRHAIELVRPRMAYVVDATQYSEALALDALVDIEVIATRADAKTTPFADLLKGDCADVDVARAKVGPDSVVKLLMTSGSTSSPKAVMTTQGMMCANQVQLSDAMPFLRARPPRIVDWLPWNHVFGGSHNFNMMLANGGSLYIDDGKPVKGLFGRTVENLSLITGTLCFNVPVGFSMLLGALRKDAGLRQRFFEDLDMIFYAGASLPQDIWQGFEKMAVETKGEVPLITSSWGLTETAPAMMLQHEPTENSGVVGVPLNGVTAKLIPDGEMRCEVRVKGPNLMPGYFEAPEKTAEAFDDEGFFITGDAMRFVEPNDPSKGMKFDGRISEDFKLLTGTWVRAAQLRIDILAALSPLASDLVVTGADKSEIGVMIFPNATELEAEGFQLEEEAGAYRCPLLLGEVHRRLAAHAATGVSSSTRVARAIVLSEPASMPDGEMTAKGNLNFRKVLARRADLLKRLYAEADPAVTTL
- a CDS encoding translocation/assembly module TamB domain-containing protein; this translates as MRYVFALCFVLMHALSVHAQSAEQDKDYITTYLEEALSDAGSKVVITGFMGALSSRATMESLTIADDRGVWLTMKDAVLDWNRASVLQGNIQINEISAASLELLRLPGTAAATVRPEARSFAIPELPVSVNIGAISVKKVSLGEPVVGVAAVASVTGALMIAEGEGEAKLTITREDSTAGIFKLEAAFSNATRILALNASLREAADGIVANLIALPGRPPLDLAITGEDMIDNFAANVVLKTDGRPRLTGRILTLANEAAQDGASDEGAPNRTVEADIEGDLTSLFAPQYSDFLGANVRLESRVSLFDDGRKALDDLTLTAAALRLKGDVALAADGLPERFQLDAVLQDPEGSASLLPIPGDETWVQSAKISASFDSQMGDTWSFTSDLEGYERAGVMLEAAQISASGVIARGAERKVTARIDGVAAGLELVDAALAEALGDKVSLGADLAWQDGQSLAVSNLDVRASGLELGGGGTIDGLDSAMTLQGAIEAKTPSIKRFSAIAGQSLGGGIVASLEGRYAVLSGEVDLTFAATGADLRVGETQIDRLIGGESRLEASVLRTTSGLSLRSSSIVARGGTARAQGRVATDASHLTFDATLNNAEQFVSGLNGPANMTGTATQTPVGWSVSLDMQAPRAIALAASVELPKNAPLYAEIDATLGSIAWIVPDLAGPGSVKATVRKSGAQWGVNARAEGPSGSTVTVDGLIAANATRAGLTLVGRVPLGLVNRRLAPNTLQGFADFDMKLNGPLALSSLDGTLRTNGARLSLPALRNALGDIDATITVSGGSAVVRSSASVSSGGEVKAQGRIGLQAPYVTRLDVDVENVGFSDPKLYKTSVNGSLVLGGAIASSLSVSGQLVLGETEVRVPSTGLSSFGDIPEITHLHEPAAVRLMRAHAGLLGSDNTGDAAVSSNVALDVKILAENKIFVRGRGLDAELGGQLTLTGTTTDIIPKGRFELIRGRLDILGKRLEMQEGYASLQGSLTPHLRLVASTSTGEHLVLVTVEGAADEPEITFTSEPELPSDEVLARLLFGRDVTKISAFQTVQLASAVATLAGRGGIGIVEKLRMKAGVDELDITTDEAGETTLRAGKYISETVYTDVEVETTGQSRINLNLDLSNSTKLRGTVDTEGKTGIGLFFEKDY
- a CDS encoding MarR family transcriptional regulator, which gives rise to MSQPEQTITPPTTVSDDTLRRFLGYHMKRAFNVVQADLVATLKPFELRMLTYTALVLICDNPGLSQAQLAAAMDVERPNIVVIVDELERRELINRTRVPTDRRAYALVPTLQGRRLCGQAVAAVETHEAKLFAGLNGDMRSEMVAILSKVRGA
- a CDS encoding crotonase/enoyl-CoA hydratase family protein, which codes for MSDILKIEIEGQLATLTMNRPGKRNAMCEELLGALEGFYFNPPEGVRVVILTGIEGHFCSGLDLAEHVHRSAEENLYHSRNWHKLMDQIRLGGLATVSALFGAVIGGGLELAAATHVRIAEASTIFQLPEGRRGIFVGGGATANVGRLLGADRMTEMMLTGRKYGADDGVSLGLAHYSVANGAALALAQELAGKIARNAPLSNYLMIQAIPRINDMSQSDGLFTESLAAALSQTTPDAEEGLKAFLEKRAPKFR
- a CDS encoding SDR family NAD(P)-dependent oxidoreductase, producing the protein MQIEGNVAIVTGGASGLGEATARYLAANGAKVGILDFDGEGAKRIARDIGGAAAQVDVSDDVAVDLALSKIVQALGTPRIAVNCAGIGTAARIVGREGKTSFDVFRKTLDVNLFGTYAVMTHAARRMMELEPVSGERGVIVNTSSVAFQDGQLGQAAYAASKGAIASMALPAAREFARAGIRVMTIAPGLFNTPMMESLPDDVTAQITSNIPHPARLGAPDEYALMAAQIITNPYLNGTTIRLDGATRLPPR